The Ictidomys tridecemlineatus isolate mIctTri1 chromosome 6, mIctTri1.hap1, whole genome shotgun sequence genome includes a region encoding these proteins:
- the Fam186b gene encoding LOW QUALITY PROTEIN: protein FAM186B (The sequence of the model RefSeq protein was modified relative to this genomic sequence to represent the inferred CDS: inserted 1 base in 1 codon; substituted 2 bases at 2 genomic stop codons), producing MAVTRGAVAGQRVPKSQPGTLTAKTINIVCPGLCTRDPRHLRTEELSRMEKDNSPQLVTPASVKAIISRIEAAQLTRAQEDISTQLSDILDNVNFVINRFQEELGYDLKEKVKSHEIEQKGKKRFILLEKIASFSKDAKMKEKHLYEILRWLGDWGDSLTYEIRNMKSEEEQESLDEWIEVMEKVLPLSLTATKGGIQSLISLCSTLIEEQKKRAQISKCTFWQGWQEKSQQKSSLHPQPLSPEQMLQDKHTTCTKVSEVKSMLQELLDSTMFNKGEVKAIRYISTVVENLNKALIIQHKETRSLESKYRYLQIEMTKELSSQRLHFQKSIQVLESKRDALLKQVEVLGAKYHDLLLIKHALEFQLKKVQTSRGSARDPAEVYIYSPGTLEKETLSKKGIVIEETQQEPKEEELLFSPVSPRPMATAWDRRVMHSTCQLRSTTNTHLRIADEFSKDTDSLEPELPPSVDYKFPTKWERLVAENSGHEDKDQEDHFPEKERVQTKFQIRNHHLSPGSSRKVPLESQVEHWEKEMSREKQRQQWLQEEEIWQQRQRQWALQEQEHQEKLRLWEMEAAARQQQQLAPQEENQKSLRKEESGEDVETPIFTTINWWKNLEKAETLPVPPPSRVQSACQGRRPRLLRSPHAQHPKSLNQRTVSSVEFTQIPQVPRIPTKPQNSTSLPITGTLIRRVTRPSFQRSPVILKEKVYHMKTEAQRKNLQLLGGDSMLPRYLRSKALELTITTMELRTHMLQCLCHKYILYRRFQNLRQEVINHIQDVQEKRVTYKAQSLYVFLENINRQQRQRLQVWTDKQKDLEVKRRECLSSMVTMFPKLKMEWNICLNIPVVTSPKSRKCKSSPVSLRRIHSSSPACQQPLPSKRQEYVPFRTASQQGNQIEAIWKTNVTSSRHPIEKKXPVSLSWDQLGXYPDIPWLLVQDIPSSHHRSLICSSTYNCVNSFSASSTQKKECQKPTDEPAELVCKKLNVSLPKTLXIQKN from the exons ATGGCAGTTACCAGAGGAGCTGTGGCTGGGCAGAGGGTACCCAAGAGCCAACCTGGGACTTTAACTGCCAAAACAATCAACATTGTATGTCCAGGACTGTGCACCAGAGACCCAAGACATCTTAGAACTGAAGAGTTATCCAGAATGGAAAAGGACAATTCCCCACAGTTGGTGACTCCCGCATCAGTAAAAGCCATCATCTCAAGGATTGAGGCTGCCCAGCTAACTCGGGCTCAGGAG GATATTTCTACCCAACTTTCAGACATCTTGGACAATGTCAATTTTGTTATCAACCGCTTCCAGGAAGAATTAGGATATGACTTAAAAGAAAAGGTGAAATCTCATGAGATAGAGCAAAAGGGCAAGAAGAGATTTATATTGCTGGAGAAAATTGCCTCCTTCTCCAAAGATGCCAAAATGAAAGAGAAGCACCTGTATGAAATTCTCCGCTGGTTGGGTGACTGGG GTGACAGTCTGACCTATGAGATCAGGAACATGAAGAGTGAGGAAGAACAGGAATCTCTGGATGAATGGATTGAGGTGATGGAGAAAGTgttacctctctctctcactgctACCAAAGGAGGCATCCAGTCTCTCATTTCCCTTTGCTCCACTCTCattgaagaacaaaagaaaagggcACAAA TATCCAAATGCACGTTTTGGCAGGGCTGGCAGGAAAAAAGCCAACAAAAATCTTCACTCcaccctcagccactgagcccagAGCAGATGCTCCAAGACAAGCACACCACCTGCACAAAGGTCTCTGAAGTGAAGTCCATGCTACAGGAGCTCCTGGACTCCACCATGTTCAACAAGGGGGAGGTCAAGGCCATTAGATACATATCCACTGTGGTGGAGAACCTCAATAAAGCCTTGATCATCCAGCACAAAGAGACTAGAAGCCTGGAATCCAAATACAGGTACTTGCAAATAGAGATGACCAAAGAGCTCAGCAGCCAGAGATTGCACTTCCAAAAGTCCATTCAAGTCCTTGAGAGCAAGAGGGATGCTCTACTAAAGCAGGTAGAGGTTCTAGGGGCAAAGTACCATGATCTCCTCCTGATAAAGCATGCCCTAGAGTTCCAGCTGAAGAAGGTTCAGACCTCTAGAGGTTCAGCTAGAGACCCAGCTGAGGTTTATATTTACTCCCCAGGCACCcttgaaaaagaaacactttcaaAAAAAGGAATAGTCATAGAGGAAACCCAACAGGAGCCCAAGGAGGAGGAGTTATTGTTTTCACCAGTTTCCCCACGTCCCATGGCCACAGCCTGGGACAGAAGGGTTATGCATTCTACATGCCAGCTACGCTCCACCACAAACACACATTTGAGGATTGCAGATGAGTTTAGCAAAGACACCGACAGTCTTGAGCCTGAGTTGCCACCCTCAGTGGATTACAAGTTTCCTACAAAATGGGAAAGACTGGTAGCAGAAAACTCAGGTCATGAAGACAAAGACCAGGAGGATCACttcccagagaaagaaagagtccaAACTAAGTTTCAGATTAGGAATCATCACCTGTCCCCAGGGAGCTCCAGGAAGGTGCCCTTGGAGAGCCAAGTGGAGCACTGGGAAAAGGAAATGAGCAGGGAGAAGCAGAGGCAGCAGTGGCTGCAGGAGGAAGAGATTTGGCAACAGCGGCAGAGGCAGTGGGCCCTGCAGGAGCAAGAGCATCAGGAAAAGCTGCGGCTGTGGGAGATGGAAGCAGCTGCCAGGCAACAGCAGCAACTTGCCCCACAGGAAGAGAATCAAAAGAGCCTAAGGAAGGAGGAGTCAGGGGAGGATGTGGAGACACCCATCTTCACAACCATCAATTGGTGGAAGAACTTAGAGAAGGCAGAGACATTGCCAGTACCTCCCCCAAGCCGGGTCCAATCTGCTTGCCAAGGCAGGAGGCCTCGTTTGCTCAGGTCCCCTCATGCCCAGCATCCCAAATCCTTAAACCAGAGGACTGTGAGTTCAGTAGAGTTTACCCAGATACCACAAGTCCCCAGGATTCCCACCAAGCCCCAAAATTCTACTTCCCTTCCTATCACCGGGACATTAATCCGAAGGGTAACACGGCCATCTTTCCAGAGATCCCCAGTCATCCTTAAAGAGAAGGTATACCACATGAAAACAGAGGCCCAAAGGAAGAATCTGCAGCTCCTGGGTGGGGATTCAATGCTGCCACGCTACCTGCGCAGCAAGGCCTTGGAGCTTACCATCACTACCATGGAGCTGAGAACACACATGTTGCAGTGCCTGTGCCATAAGTACATCCTCTACAGACGCTTCCAAAACCTCCG ACAGGAAGTGATCAACCACATACAAGACGTGCAAGAAAAAAGGGTCACCTACAAGGCCCAGAGCCTCTATGTTTTCCTTGAAAACATCAACCGACAGCAGAGACAAAGGCTGCAGGTTTGGACAGACAAGCAGAAGGACCTGGAGGTGAAGCGCCGAGAGTGCCTAAGCAGCATGGTGACCATGTTTCCCAAG CTTAAGATGGAGTGGAATATTTGTCTGAACATTCCTGTGGTCACCTCCCCAAAGTCAAGGAAATGCAAGTCATCCCCAGTTTCACTCCGGCGTATTCactccagcagccctgcctgtCAACAGCCCCTTCCATCTAAGCGCCAGGAGTATGTTCCTTTTCGGACGGCCAG TCAACAGGGGAACCAGATAGAGGCCATTTGGAAGACTAATGTGACCTCCTCCAGGCATCCAATAGAAAAAA ACCCTGTCAGTCTGTCCTGGGACCAGCTAGGCTGATACCCAGATATCCCCTGGCTTTTGGTACAGGATATACCTTCCTCCCACCACAGAAGCTTGAT TTGCTCCTCTACCTATAACTGTGTTAACTCTTTCAGTGCCTCATCAACTCAAAAAAAGGAATGCCAGAAACCCACAGATGAACCAGCTGAGCTTGTCTGCAAGAAGTTGAATGTGTCACTCCCCAAAACCCTATAAATCCAGAAGAATTAA